The Zonotrichia albicollis isolate bZonAlb1 chromosome 9, bZonAlb1.hap1, whole genome shotgun sequence genome has a window encoding:
- the LOC141730014 gene encoding olfactory receptor 14A16-like, which produces MSNSSSIRHFLLLALADTRQLQLLHFCLLLGISLAALLGNGLIISAVACGHHLHTPMFFFLLNLALSDLGSICTTVPKAMHNSLWDTRDISYTGCAAQLFFFMFFISAEFSLLTVMCYDRYVSICKPLHYGTLLGSRACAHMAAAAWASGFLNALLHTANTFSLSLCQGNVLGQFFCEIPQILKLSCSHSNFLRELGLIAVSACLGFGCFVFIVFSYVQIFRAVLRIPSEQGRHKAFSTCLPHLSVVSLFVSTGTFTYLKPPSISSPSLDLALSILYSVVPPALNPLIYSLRNPELKAAVWRLMTGWYQKH; this is translated from the coding sequence atgtccaacagcagctccatcaggcacttcctcctgctggcattggcagacacgcggcagctgcagctcctgcacttctgcctcttgctgggcatctccctggctgccctcctgggcaacggcctcatcatcagcgccgtagcctgcggccaccacctgcacacgcccatgttcttcttcctgctcaacctggccctcagcgacctgggctccatctgcaccactgtccccaaagccatgcacaattccctctgggacaccagggacatctcctacactggatgtgctgcacagctctttttctttatgttcttcatctcagcagagttttccctcctgactgtcatgtgctacgaccgctatgtgtccatctgcaaacccctgcactacgggaccctcctgggcagcagagcttgtgcccacatggcagcagctgcctgggccagtggctttctcaatgctctgctgcacacagccaatacattttccctgtccctgtgccagggcaatgtcctgggccagttcttctgtgaaatcccacagatcctcaagctctcctgctcacactccaacttcctcagggaacttgggctcattgctgtcagtgcctgtttaggttttggttgttttgtgttcattgttttctcctatgtgcagatcttcagggctgtgctgaggatcccctctgagcagggacggcacaaagccttttccacctgcctccctcacttGTCCGTTGTCTCTCTGTTTGTCAGTACTGGCACATTTACCTActtgaagcccccctccatctcctccccatccctggatctggccctatcaattctgtactcagtggtgccaccagccctgaaccccctcatctacagcctgaggaacccggagctcaaggctgcagtgtggagactgatgactggatggtatcagaaacattaa